The following proteins come from a genomic window of Drosophila sulfurigaster albostrigata strain 15112-1811.04 chromosome X, ASM2355843v2, whole genome shotgun sequence:
- the LOC133849302 gene encoding importin subunit alpha-like — protein sequence MELHFSTPNQKMENQGEENVVRLKDLIDSESMPIQEILSLMDGHQENDQIKGFIELNSYPKKVIIDLVIGHLIIPRCLQVLRNATKLKLKILAAHTLSALAAGTQQHVLTLLSYKDVMVELVNMLNSNALRLILKAARMLGNIAKSSAMSRHIFFQYNVADIVLRIMSRDPDDVIKIYLSELVLRLVRYSRESIALHQQFNTFLMIIVSMIDSRIRSVIRDACLALEEIIVANADLLDAFIAMDGAKRLVRVLSRNRSSLRSILDIMTVIAKQNAKYANAILDAGAVNWLCYLLRTQLHNEGIKILELLSCLIFTTEKAVRIVIDAGVYHIMPEIMRNVNPIYYDSAIDIVATTIFMATKEQILEIADRYEIFKPFMLLLMRISRVKSQTTVITVLNHLFDVDASLVSLRPPLLEMFLGKLLELCMAEDDELSARARTAIENYAKYFLPQLKL from the exons ATGGAGTTACATTTCTCCACACCAAACCAAAAGATGGAAAACCAAGGCGAAGAGAATGTCGTACGACTCAAGGATTTGATTGATTCTGAATCTATGCCAATACAAGAAATATTAAGCCTTATGGATGGCCACCAAGAGAATGATCAGATCAAAGGCTTTATCGAGTTGAACAGCTATCCTAAAAAAGTGATCATAGATCTAGTTATTGGACATTTGATTATTCCACGATGCCTTCAAGTTCTGCGTAACGCCACAAA ATTGAAATTGAAGATATTGGCTGCTCATACCTTGTCAGCTCTTGCAGCCGGAACTCAGCAGCACGTGCTCACTTTGCTGTCCTATAAAGACGTGATGGTGGAACTCGTCAACATGCTCAACTCGAATGCTTTGCGATTGATTCTAAAAGCTGCTAGGATGCTGGGCAATATTGCCAAAAGTTCGGCGATGTCTCGCCATATCTTTTTCCAGTATAATGTGGCTGACATTGTATTACGCATAATGTCCAGGGACCCGGACGACGTGATTAAAATCTACTTGTCGGAATTGGTATTGCGATTGGTTCGCTACAGCCGTGAATCGATAGCATTGCATCAGCAattcaatacatttttgatgATTATCGTTTCCATGATCGACAGCCGGATCAGGTCGGTCATCCGCGATGCCTGCCTCGCCCTTGAAGAGATCATTGTGGCCAATGCTGATTTGCTAGATGCATTCATTGCCATGGATGGTGCAAAGCGTTTGGTTCGAGTGCTGAGTCGTAACCGTTCCAGTCTTCGATCAATACTGGATATAATGACCGTAATTGCTAAACAAAATGCTAAATATGCCAATGCAATCCTGGATGCTGGTGCGGTGAATTGGTTGTGTTATTTATTGAGGACACAGCTCCACAATGAGGGAATCAAAATTCTTGAGTTGCTCAGTTGCCTGATATTTACAACTGAGAAAGCAGTTCGGATTGTGATCGATGCAGGCGTCTATCACATAATGCCAGAAATTATGCGTAATGTGAATCCCATCTATTATGATTCGGCCATTGATATCGTTGCCACCACTATATTTATGGCCACAAAGGAACAAATTCTGGAGATAGCCGATCGTTATGAGATATTTAAACCgtttatgttgctgctgatgaggATTAGCCGCGTTAAATCGCAGACCACAGTGATTACGGTACTTAATCACCTCTTTGATGTGGATGCCTCGTTGGTCTCCTTACGTCCACCGCTCCTTGAGATGTTTCTGGGAAAATTGCTCGAATTGTGCATGGCCGAAGATGATGAACTCAGCGCTCGTGCCCGTACCGCCATCGAGAATTATGCCAAATACTTTCTCCCCCAACTAAAGCTGTAG
- the LOC133849294 gene encoding CAD protein: MSTPNCYLVLEDGTIMPGCSFGAKNTPTSGEVVFQTGMVGYTEALTDRSYSSQILVLTYPLIGNYGVPNVKELDAYGLPEHFEWFEGAVQAAGLVVGEICETPSHWRSHQTLSQWLAEHNVPGISGIDTRALTKKLREQGSLLGRIVYEAPTLPLALAFEDPNQRNLAKECAVKEPMLYKSLQPTGVRIAVLDCGLKLNQLRCLLQRGASVQLLPWSSELKTDDYDALFLCNGPGDPSSCKPIVEQVQRVLQAGNKPIFGICLGHQLLATAIGCDTFKMKYGNRGHNLPCLHRASGRCLLTSQNHGYAVDLAKLPSDWEELFVNANDSTNEGIVHRTKPYFSVQFHPEHHAGPQDTEFLFDVFIDVIRQPQFTVPQLIERRLSALRPGPQPQPQRPRKVLILGSGGLSIGQAGEFDYSGSQAIKAMRECNIQTVLINPNIATVQTSKGMADKCYFLPLTPDYVEQVIKSERPNGVLLTFGGQTALNCGVELERAGIFAKYNVRILGTPIQSIIETEDRKLFAQRVNEIGEQVAPSEAVYTVAEALEAARHLGYPVMARAAFSLGGLGSGFANNEQELEALAQQALAHSSQLIVDKSLKGWKEVEYEVVRDAYDNCITVCNMENFDPLGIHTGESIVVAPSQTLSDREYQMLRSTALKVIRHFGVVGECNIQYALCPHSEQYYIIEVNARLSRSSALASKATGYPLAYVAAKLALGEPLPEIRNSVTGNTTACFEPSLDYCVVKIPRWDLAKFVRVSKHIGSSMKSVGEVMAIGRSFEEAFQKALRMVDGDVQGFDPYLSPVDKEQLSEPTDRRPFVLAAALKAGMCIEELHELTKIDRWFLHKLQHIIEFYGQLETAGNQLTPQLLLSAKRMGFADKQIAMATKSTELAVRQQRLELNIRPFVKQIDTVAGEWPASTNYLYNTYNAAEHDVLFPGSHTIVVGSGVYRIGSSVEFDWCAVGCLRELRRLKKSTIMINYNPETVSTDYDMCDRLYFEEISFEVVMDIYELERSDGIILSMGGQLPNNIAMDLHRQQAKVLGTSPESIDCAENRFKFSRMLDRKGILQPQWKELTNLQSAIDFCQEVGYPCLVRPSYVLSGAAMNVAYSDQDLETYLNAASEVSREHPVVISKFLTNAKEIDVDAVAADGQILCMAVSEHVENAGVHSGDATLVTPPQDLNAETLEAIKRITRDLASVLDVTGPFNMQLIAKNNELRVIECNVRVSRSFPFVSKTLDHDFVATATRAIVGMDVEPLDVLHGVGKVGVKVPQFSFSRLAGADVQLGVEMASTGEVACFGDNRYEAYLKAMMSTGFQIPKNAILLSIGSFKHKMELLSSIRDLAKMGYKLYASMGTGDFYAEHGVDVESVQWTFDKTTPDDINGELRHLAEFLANKQFDLVINLPMRGGGVRRVSSFMTHGYRTRRLAVDYSIPLVTDVKCTKLLVESMRVTGRNPGMKTHTDCMTSRRIVKLPGFIDVHVHLREPGATHKEDFASGTAAALAGGVTMVCAMPNTNPSIVDRDTFNQFRELARLGARCDYALYVGASDTNWEHVHELATQACGLKMYLNDTFGTLRLSDMAAWQRHLSRWPKRAPIVCHAERQSTAAVILLAHLLERPVHICHVARKEEIQLIRAAKEKGIRVTCEVCPHHLFLSTKDVERLGAGMAEVRPLLCSPEDQEALWEHMEYIDVFATDHAPHTLEEKQSERPPPGFPGLETILPLLLQAVHEGHLTMEDIKRKFYRNPRNIFNLPEQPQTYVEIDLDEEWTISNSELKTKARWTPFNGTKVKGRVHRVVLRGEVAFIDGQVLVQPGYGQNVRAKLSLPQKSETEGSSDLLSDTDANDTFARLLTEGGVANRSSTVHFEDEANTSPAAGSFLRPVSPSPRLRLDSSSNTTLKEYLQKNSPNPVAHCLVGKHVISVDMFGKEHLNDIFNLAQLLKSRVTKDRPVDDLLRGKVMASIFYEVSTRTQCSFGAAMQRLGGHVINMDQVTSSVKKGETLEDSIKVMASYADVLVLRHPEPGAVARAASFSRKPLINAGDGVGEHPTQALLDVFTIREEIGTVNGLTITMVGDLKNGRTVHSLARLLTLYNVTLQYVAPPGLGMPEAIMRYLDQRGVHQRTFDSIEQALPSTDVLYMTRIQRERFQTEEEYKRCCGHFIVTPKLMTRANKRTIVLHPLPRVEEISRDFDSDPRAAYFRQAEYGMYIRMALLAMVVGCRSTAL, encoded by the exons ATGTCGACACCGAATTGTTATCTTGTGCTCGAGGATGGCACCATAATGCCGGGCTGCTCGTTCGGTGCCAAGAACACGCCCACAAGCGGCGAAGTCGTCTTCCAAACCGGCATGGTTGGCTACACGGAGGCGCTAACAGATCGCTCATACAGCTCACAGATTCTGGTGTTGACCTATCCTCTGATTGGCAACTATGGTGTACCTAATGTCAAGGAACTGGACGCATATGGATTGCCTGAGCATTTCGAGTGGTTCGAGGGTGCTGTGCAGGCGGCTGGCCTCGTTGTGGGCGAGATTTGTGAGACACCGTCGCATTGGCGCTCCCACCAGACGCTCTCACAGTGGCTGGCCGAGCACAATGTGCCCGGCATCAGTGGCATCGATACGCGTGCGCTGACCAAAAAGCTGCGCGAACAGGGCAGTCTGCTGGGACGTATTGTTTACGAGGCGCCAACGCTACCCTTGGCTCTGGCCTTCGAGGATCCCAATCAACGCAATTTGGCTAAAGAATGTGCAGTCAAGGAGCCCATGCTCTACAAATCGCTGCAGCCAACTGGAGTGCGGATTGCTGTGCTGGATTGTGGTCTCAAACTGAATCAATTGCGTTGCCTGCTGCAACGGGGAGCCTCGGTGCAACTGTTGCCCTGGAGCAGTGAGCTGAAAACCGACGACTATGATGCACTGTTCTTGTGCAATGGTCCCGGTGATCCAAGCAGCTGCAAACCGATTGTGGAGCAAGTGCAGCGTGTGCTGCAGGCGGGCAACAAGCCCATCTTTGGCATCTGTCTGGGACATCAGTTGCTTGCCACGGCTATCGGTTGCGACACCTTCAAGATGAAGTACGGCAATCGTGGCCACAATCTGCCTTGTTTACATCGTGCCAGCGGACGTTGTCTGCTCACCTCACAGAATCACGGTTATGCTGTTGATCTGGCCAAGCTGCCCAGCGATTGGGAGGAGCTTTTTGTGAATGCCAACGATTCCACTAACGAAGGCATTGTGCACCGCACTAAACCATATTTCTCAGTGCAATTCCATCCCGAGCATCATGCCGGACCGCAGGACACGGAATTCCTGTTCGATGTCTTCATCGATGTCATACGTCAGCCACAGTTCACGGTGCCACAACTGATCGAACGACGTCTGAGCGCTCTGCGCCCCGGTccacagccgcagccgcaACGGCCACGCAAGGTGCTCATCTTGGGCTCGGGTGGTCTCTCAATTGGCCAGGCCGGGGAATTTGATTATTCGGGATCGCAGGCGATTAAAGCAATGCGTGAATGCAATATACAAACTGTGCTGATTAATCCCAACATTGCCACCGTTCAAACCTCCAAGGGTATGGCAGATAAATGTTATTTCCTGCCCCTCACACCCGACTATGTGGAGCAGGTGATTAAATCGGAACGACCCAACGGTGTGTTGCTCACCTTTGGCGGCCAGACGGCGCTCAATTGTGGCGTCGAATTGGAACGCGCCGGCATCTTTGCCAAGTACAATGTGCGCATTCTGGGCACACCCATACAATCCATCATTGAGACGGAGGATCGCAAACTCTTTGCACAGCGTGTGAATGAGATTGGCGAACAGGTAGCACCCTCGGAGGCTGTCTATACGGTGGCCGAGGCCCTCGAGGCAGCTCGACACTTGGGCTACCCAGTAATGGCGCGTGCTGCCTTCTCGCTGGGCGGTCTTGGTTCTGGGTTTGCCAACAACGAGCAGGAACTGGAGGCACTGGCACAACAGGCCCTGGCTCATTCCAGCCAATTGATTGTGGACAAGTCCCTGAAAGGTTGGAAGGAGGTGGAGTACGAGGTGGTGCGTGATGCCTACGACAATTGCATCACCGTCTGCAACATGGAGAACTTTGATCCCTTGGGCATACATACGGGTGAAAGTATTGTTGTGGCTCCCTCTCAAACACTCTCGGATCGCGAATATCAAATGCTGCGCAGCACCGCACTCAAGGTTATCCGACACTTTGGCGTTGTCGGCGAGTGCAACATTCAGTATGCATTGTGTCCACACTCGGAGCAGTATTACATCATTGAGGTGAATGCGCGTTTGTCGCGCAGCTCGGCGCTGGCCAGCAAGGCGACGGGTTATCCTCTGGCCTATGTGGCCGCCAAGTTGGCGCTGGGCGAACCCTTGCCAGAGATACGCAACTCGGTGACGGGCAATACGACCGCATGCTTTGAGCCCAGCTTGGATTATTGTGTGGTCAAAATACCGCGCTGGGATTTGGCGAAATTCGTGCGCGTGAGCAAACACATTGGCAGCTCCATGAAGAGTGTCGGCGAGGTGATGGCCATCGGACGCAGCTTTGAGGAGGCCTTCCAGAAGGCACTTCGCATGGTCGATGGTGATGTGCAAGGCTTCGATCCCTACCTGTCGCCGGTGGACAAGGAACAGCTATCCGAGCCAACGGATCGACGTCCCTTCGTGCTGGCCGCTGCTCTCAAGGCGGGTATGTGCATCGAGGAATTGCATGAGTTGACCAAAATCGATCGTTGGTTCCTGCATAAGTTGCAGCACATCATCGAATTCTATGGCCAGCTGGAGACGGCGGGCAATCAATTGACACCACAGCTGCTGCTAAGTGCCAAGCGTATGGGATTTGCGGACAAACAGATTGCCATGGCTACCAAAAGCACCGAGTTGGCGGTGCGACAACAGCGTCTGGAGCTCAACATACGGCCATTTGTCAAACAGATCGATACGGTGGCCGGTGAATGGCCGGCGAGCACCAATTATTTGTACAACACGTACAATGCAGCCGAGCACGATGTGCTCTTTCCGGGTTCGCACACCATTGTCGTCGGATCGGGTGTCTATCGCATTGGGTCGTCGGTGGAGTTCGATTGGTGTGCCGTGGGTTGTTTGCGCGAACTGCGAcgtctgaaaaagtcaacgATTATGATCAATTACAATCCGGAAACTGTGTCCACCGACTACGATATGTGCGATCGCTTGTACTTTGAGGAAATTAGCTTTGAAGTGGTCATGGATATCTATGAGCTGGAACGTTCCGATGGCATTATACTCTCGATGGGTGGCCAATTGCCAAACAATATTGCCATGGATCTGCATCGACAGCAGGCCAAGGTGTTGGGCACATCGCCGGAGTCGATTGATTGTGCCGAGAATCGCTTCAAATTCTCCCGCATGCTTGATCGCAAGGGCATTTTACAGCCACAGTGGAAGGAGCTGACCAACCTCCAGTCGGCCATTGACTTTTGCCAGGAGGTTGGCTACCCGTGCCTGGTGCGTCCATCCTATGTGCTGTCCGGTGCCGCAATGAATGTGGCGTATTCAGATCAGGACCTCGAGACGTATTTAAATGCGGCCTCCGAAGTGAGCCGCGAACATCCGGTGGTCATTTCCAAGTTTTTGACCAATGCCAAGGAGATCGATGTGGACGCTGTGGCCGCCGATGGGCAAATCCTTTGCATGGCCGTCTCCGAGCACGTGGAAAATGCTGGCGTGCATTCGGGTGATGCCACCTTAGTCACACCACCGCAAGATCTTAATGCCGAGACCCTCGAGGCCATCAAGCGCATCACACGCGATCTGGCCAGTGTGCTGGATGTGACGGGACCTTTCAATATGCAACTGATTGCCAAGAACAACGAGTTGCGTGTCATCGAGTGCAATGTGCGTGTTTCACGCTCCTTCCCCTTTGTATCCAAGACTCTGGATCATGATTTCGTGGCAACTGCAACGCGTGCCATTGTTGGCATGGATGTGGAACCACTTGATGTATTGCATGGCGTTGGTAAAGTGGGTGTCAAGGTGCCACAATTTAGTTTCTCACGTCTCGCGGGCGCCGATGTTCAATTGGGCGTCGAGATGGCTTCCACCGGTGAGGTAGCCTGCTTTGGCGACAATCGCTATGAGGCCTACTTAAAGGCCATGATGTCCACAGGTTTTCAGATACCCAAGAATGCCATACTGCTCTCCATTGGCAGCTTTAAG CACAAAATGGAGCTGCTGTCCTCGATACGCGACCTTGCCAAGATGGGCTACAAGCTGTATGCTTCCATGGGAACTGGAGACTTTTATGCAGAGCATGGTGTTGAT GTCGAATCCGTGCAGTGGACATTCGATAAGACAACGCCCGATGATATCAACGGCGAGCTGCGACATTTAGCCGagtttttggccaacaaacaatttgatttggTTATCAATCTGCCCATGCGAGGCGGAGGAGTGCGCAG AGTCTCTTCCTTCATGACCCATGGCTATCGCACTCGTCGCCTGGCCGTCGACTACTCCATACCGCTGGTGACGGACGTCAAGTGCACCAAGTTGCTGGTGGAATCGATGCGCGTGACTGGCCGCAATCCGGGCATGAAGACGCACACCGACTGCATGACCTCGCGTCGCATTGTGAAGCTGCCCGGCTTCATCGATGTGCACGTGCATCTGCGTGAACCAGGCGCCACACACAAGGAGGACTTTGCCAGCGGCACTGCAGCCGCTCTGGCCGGTGGCGTTACCATGGTCTGTGCCATGCCCAATACGAATCCCTCGATTGTCGATCGCGACACCTTCAATCAGTTCCGTGAGCTGGCGCGTCTCGGAGCCCGTTGTGATTATGCACTGTATGTGGGTGCCTCGGACACCAACTGGGAGCATGTGCATGAGCTGGCCACCCAGGCGTGTGGTCTAAAGATGTATCTGAACGATACGTTTGGCACCCTGCGTCTCAGTGACATGGCCGCCTGGCAGCGACATCTCTCGCGCTGGCCCAAGCGGGCGCCCATCGTTTGTCATGCCGAGCGACAGAGCACGGCGGCGGTCATTCTATTGGCACATCTGCTGGAGCGTCCTGTGCACATCTGTCATGTGGCGCGCAAGGAGGAGATCCAGCTGATACGCGCCGCCAAGGAGAAGGGCATACGTGTGACGTGCGAAGTGTGTCCGCATCATTTGTTCCTCAGCACCAAAGACGTGGAGCGTTTGGGTGCCGGCATGGCGGAGGTGCGTCCTCTCTTGTGTTCACCTGAGGATCAGGAGGCACTTTGGGAGCACATGGAGTACATTGATGTGTTTGCCACCGATCATGCACCGCACACGCTCGAGGAGAAGCAATCGGAACGTCCGCCACCGGGTTTCCCTGGACTGGAGACCAtactgccgctgctgctccagGCGGTCCACGAGGGGCATCTGACCATGGAGGATATCAAGCGCAAGTTCTATCGCAATCCGCGCAACATCTTCAATTTGCCCGAGCAGCCGCAAACGTATGTGGAAATCGATCTCGATGAGGAATGGACTATCAGCAATAGCGAGCTGAAGACCAAGGCACGCTGGACGCCCTTCAATGGCACCAAGGTTAAGGGTCGTGTCCATCGCGTTGTCCTACGCGGCGAGGTCGCCTTCATCGATGGCCAGGTGCTCGTCCAGCCCGGCTACGGTCAGAATGTGCGTGCCAAGCTGTCGTTGCCGCAGAAATCGGAGACGGAGGGCAGCAGCGATCTGCTAAGCGACACCGATGCCAACGATACGTTCGCCCGTCTGCTGACCGAAGGTGGCGTTGCCAATCGTTCCAGTACCGTGCACTTTGAGGATGAGGCAAACACTTCGCCAGCAGCGGGCAGCTTCTTGCGTCCGGTGTCGCCGTCGCCACGTCTGCGCCTCGATTCGTCGAGCAATACCACGCTCAAGGAGTATTTGCAGAAGAACTCACCGAATCCTGTGGCCCATTGTCTGGTGGGCAAGCATGTCATCTCGGTGGACATGTTCGGCAAGGAGCATTTGAAcgatattttcaatttggcgCAGCTGCTGAAGTCGCGCGTCACCAAGGATCGCCCCGTGGATGATTTGCTGCGTGGCAAAGTCATGGCCAGCATCTTTTATGAGGTGAGCACACGCACCCAGTGCAGCTTTGGTGCCGCAATGCAGCGACTGGGCGGACATGTGATCAATATGGATCAGGTCACGTCGTCGGTGAAGAAGGGCGAAACGCTCGAGGACAGCATCAAGGTGATGGCCAGCTATGCGGATGTGTTGGTGTTGCGTCATCCCGAACCAGGTGCAGTTGCT CGCGCTGCTTCGTTCTCGCGCAAACCGCTCATCAATGCCGGCGATGGTGTGGGAGAGCATCCCACGCAGGCTCTGCTGGATGTCTTCACCATACGCGAGGAGATTGGTACTGTAAACGGCCTGACCATCACCATGGTGGGTGACTTGAAGAACGGGCGGACTGTGCATTCACTGGCCCGCCTGCTGACACTCTATAATGTGACGCTGCAGTATGTGGCACCGCCTGGTCTGGGCATGCCCGAGGCCATTATGCGGTATTTGGATCAACGTGGCGTGCATCAGCGCACTTTCGATAGCATTGAGCAGGCTCTGCCCAGCACCGATGTGCTCTACATGACACGCATACAGCGCGAACGCTTCCAGACTGAGGAAGAATACAAGCGC TGCTGTGGCCACTTTATTGTCACGCCCAAGCTGATGACGCGTGCCAATAAGCGTACAATTGTCCTGCATCCCTTGCCCCGTGTTGAGGAGATTAGCCGTGACTTTGACTCGGATCCACGTGCCGCCTACTTCCGACAGGCCGAGTATGGCATGTACATTCGCATGGCTTTGTTGGCCATGGTTGTTGGCTGCCGCAGCACCGCTCTCTGA
- the LOC133849296 gene encoding uncharacterized protein LOC133849296 gives MGCPCSKQLDNNNKARTNPLQQLKAAEAPAALGGRAQQRRRRREEKRQRQLAKLQKRNARKRRHQLGTANGSLRRSRSHSHSHNHSHGSVSSVTPQLRLRGGSNGSTATECISALYARSLEQQREEQQRLIELRTRQQLERQLHTFLLNQLLLGMQFFGHFEHELAAIDEQLLAKQRACAQTLSEHSLLHANAIDAAVAKRLLFKPNQGQNHNATPAEPLQKPLTYVVFENVDVARPNDANYDSIAALCKVLLETDYYTTTPCRMQYVQLLEQARWMGYVRLKLREPAPNMPRSPRSGTSEAAESDATPTTVADNEGIYTDASSSGYSTGVGVAGSGRTSWDEGDYDHVYIARLNTQRSLAELQLEGRVLLQRNVLPEECVCRLGSCLPAWLEQSDDEDELESSDSEQEVQDSNRGSGYETVQVLRQCRVEQLRRRALLQQCYLSSQRFMHYFGQLLRQQLAQQLDISMEQLATASYRGCSIYTSNEELVPAIHVPHGWPDCAFEFNLRQRGEGESRIEWPTLQMRKRIQSFGYHVVPVGYAPKHARNPFRELEWRIIFPQAEQFLERQLSRMQLKLLLMLKIMVRSCVNDKCQAMGHIVDQLRTHLFWQCERDASGYNNSNDWSEEFLGEQLVRFVRSFADCLAKKQLSHYFIERRNLFEHVPEDALMELRAIMAGIAEQPLVHVLQALRQLQHAADFYPKLNYAQLLETLVATDYLQLRSKAKFTRQTLPTCVEQQGATAEHLREEEEETPSAAQGLLGMRQHQERTRGKLRRKTQLLRAQQLQLAEQRRNSEESLTQDMPLFVPRMSHVSQASSDSSTSASASGTGAGNTLQLNDGVEILRRTNLLELLLDHQLSMLAKATEYRNAQHGQLYLTQTQRLCRLYQQLGCSQHAQQHYAQAICQAASQLERILLNESPRESCSVASPKFVEHVVQLHTAEVHLHPTSSPPSTNPTTPPPPTPTPPTDKATVDSAVSEAPPVAGPATAAVQKLETLLQRMQLEPPAALQAIGSKTEQLVQQLELRDLLKRHTQKLKSAFN, from the exons atGGGTTGTCCCTGCTCCAAGCAgctggacaacaacaacaaggcacGGACCAAtccgctgcagcagctgaaggCAGCCGAGGCGCCAGCAGCGTTGGGGGGACGGGCTCAGCAACGACGCCGTCGACGGGAGGAGAAACGACAACGGCAGCTGGCCAAGCTGCAGAAGCGCAACGCACGCAAGCGACGTCATCAGCTGGGTACAGCCAACGGCAGCTTGCgtcgcagccgcagccacagccatAGCCACAACCACAGCCATGGCTCGGTCAGCAGCGTGACGCCACAGTTGCGTCTGCGCGgtggcagcaacggcagcacaGCCACCGAATGCATCAGCGCACTCTACGCCCGCAGTCTGGAGCAACAGCGCGAGGAGCAGCAGCGACTGATTGAGTTGCGCACTCGACAGCAGCTGGAGCGGCAGCTACACACGTTCCTTCTcaatcagctgctgctgggcatGCAGTTCTTTGGTCACTTCGAGCACGAACTGGCCGCCATCGATGagcagctgctggccaagcAACGTGCTTGCGCTCAAACGCTCTCGGAGCACAGTTTGCTCCATGCCAACGCCATCGATGCGGCGGTGGCGAAGCGATTGCTCTTTAAGCCCAA TCAGGGACAAAACCACAACGCAACGCCTGCTGAACCGCTGCAGAAACCGCTTACATACGTGGTGTTCGAGAACGTGGACGTCGCTCGTCCGAACGACGCCAACTACGACTCGATAGCGGCGCTGTGCAAGGTGCTGCTGGAGACGGACTACTACACAACGACGCCCTGTCGCATGCAGTACGTGCAGCTGCTGGAGCAGGCTCGTTGGATGGGCTATGTGCGACTCAAGCTGCGTGAACCGGCGCCCAATATGCCGCGCAGTCCGCGCAGCGGGACCAGCGAAGCCGCCGAAAGCGATGCGACACCGACGACTGTGGCAGATAACGAAGGCATTTACACGGATGCCAGCAGCAGTGGCTACAGCAccggagtgggcgtggctggctCAGGGCGAACCAGCTGGGATGAGGGTGATTATGATCACGTGTACATAGCACGCTTGAACACGCAGCGTTCGTTGGCCGAGCTGCAACTTGAAGGACGTGTCCTGCTGCAGCGAAATGTGCTGCCCGAGGAATGCGTGTGTCGGCTGGGCAGCTGTTTGCCCGCCTGGCTGGAGCAGAGCGATGACGAGGATGAACTGGAGTCCAGTGATAGCGAGCAGGAGGTGCAGGACAGCAATCGTGGCAGTGGCTACGAGACGGTTCAGGTGCTGCGTCAGTGTCGCGTGGAGCAGCTGCGTCGTCGTGCGCTGCTCCAGCAATGCTATCTAAGCTCTCAGCGTTTCATGCACTACTTCGGTCAGTTGTTGCGCCAACAGCTGGCCCAACAGTTGGACATTAGCATGGAGCAGCTGGCCACAGCCAGCTATCGTGGTTGCAGCATATACACCAGCAATGAGGAGCTGGTGCCCGCCATTCATGTGCCACACGGTTGGCCGGACTGCGCCTTCGAGTTCAATTTGCGACAGCGCGGGGAGGGAGAATCGAGAATCGAATGGCCTACGCTGCAGATGAGGAAACGCATTCAATCGTTTGGCTATCATGTGGTGCCCGTGGGATATGCACCGAAGCATGCGCGGAATCCCTTTCGGGAGCTGGAGTGGCGCATCATATTCCCGCAGGCGGAACAGTTTCTGGAGCGGCAATTGTCACGCATGCAACTgaagttgctgctgatgctgaagaTCATGGTGCGCAGCTGTGTGAACGACAAATGCCAGGCCATGGGACACATTGTGGATCAGCTGCGCACACATCTCTTCTGGCAATGCGAACGTGATGCAAGtggctacaacaacagcaacgattGGTCTGAGGAGTTTCTGGGCGAGCAGCTGGTGCGTTTTGTGCGCAGCTTTGCCGACTGTTTGGCCAAGAAACAGCTGTCGCATTACTTCATCGAGCGACGCAATCTGTTCGAGCATGTGCCCGAGGATGCGCTGATGGAGCTGCGCGCCATCATGGCCGGCATCGCAGAGCAGCCGCTGGTCCATGTGCTGCAAGCACTGCGGCAGCTTCAACATGCCGCCGACTTTTATCCCAAGCTCAACTATGCCCAGCTGCTGGAGACACTTGTGGCCACCGACTACTTGCAGCTGCGCAGCAAAGCCAAGTTCACGCGACAAACGTTGCCCACTTGCGTAGAGCAGCAAGGGGCAACTGCAGAGCACCTgcgagaggaggaggaggaaacACCTAGCGCCGCACAGGGTTTGCTGGGCATGCGACAGCATCAGGAGCGCACGCGTGGCAAGCTGCGACGCAAGACGCAACTGCTGCGCgcccagcagctgcagctggccGAGCAGCGTCGCAACTCGGAGGAATCCCTCACCCAGGACATGCCACTGTTTGTGCCACGCATGTCGCACGTCTCGCAAGCATCGAGTGATAGCTCCAcatccgcctccgcctccggCACCGGCGCCGGCAACACACTGCAGCTCAACGATGGCGTCGAGATACTGCGACGCACCAATCTGCTCGAGCTGCTGCTCGACCATCAGTTGTCCATGCTGGCCAAGGCCACCGAGTACCGCAATGCCCAACATGGCCAGCTGTACTTGACGCAGACGCAGCGTCTCTGTCGCCTCTATCAACAGCTGGGCTGCTCTCAGCACGCTCAGCAGCATTATGCCCAGGCCATTTGCCAGGCAGCTAGTCAACTGGAGCGCATCCTCCTCAACGAGAGTCCGCGAGAGAGCTGCAGTGTCGCTTCCCCCAAGTTCGTGGAGCATGTGGTGCAGTTGCACACGGCAGAAGTGCATCTGCATCCCACGTCCTCCCCACCCAGTACTAACCCCACAACACCCCCacctcccactcccactcccccAACAGATAAGGCAACTGTCGATTCAGCGGTGAGCGAAGCACCACCTGTTGCTGGCCCTGCAACAGCGGCGGTGCAGAAGCTGGAAACTCTGTTGCAGCGCATGCAACTGGAGCCACCGGCGGCACTGCAAGCCATCGGCTCCAAGACGGAGCAGCTGGTGCAGCAGCTTGAGCTGCGGGACTTGCTCAAACGACACACACAGAAGCTGAAGAGCGCCTTCAATTAA